The Salvia miltiorrhiza cultivar Shanhuang (shh) chromosome 2, IMPLAD_Smil_shh, whole genome shotgun sequence DNA window AACTTGGGTACGGTTGAGTGATATCAAGTCAACTCATTAGATAACTTTACATTCTtctattttgttttctttctttctttctttttcatttttgtatatgatttttttttcatatcttTGAAGTAGCTAGGATACTAAGCTCATGTTTGATTGACCTTTTTTGGAGCTTGGAAATattggattcaattaattgaatttattatttattgttttgtttgagTAATAAGTTAACTATTACCCTTACTTAAAGATATCACAATCactcaatttgttaccccttaaaatagaatagaaataaacatttaataaaagtaacaattattattattatcatggATCCTCTTTATTTGATTCTATTTTTTTCCATTCATCTATTCGAACCGAACAAGCACTAAATCTCAATCTTAGTAAAACTGACCTAGTTTGTGGACTAATCCCCATTTCATGACTTGGAAACGTCAGGCAACGACTTGGACGTGAATGATTGATGATTCACACCCCTTTAATTAACTATTATCAATTAGGAATGATTTgggtatttaattataattaatgatCTATTAATAATTAGAGTTAATATCCCCTATATAATTAgagttaatatattaaaatagttattttcatattataaaaacaaattaaccgtaaagataaaaataatgattaaaaacattttttttagtttaaagtACCAtacatctatataatatataaaagagcagttttctccctccattttttctctctcttctcccatcaattttttaactatttttttttctcttttcttttttataattttaattcttttctaaacatgatcaaatttaatttataaaaaaatatttaatgtgcaTCTTAAGCTTAAGTTCgtcagaagatctttaatatggtataaaaaattatcgaaaatgaatttaaaaaaatagcttactaaaattttaaaatattttattttctttttctttgttaaaattttacaactttttatttatgtttgtgaatgaaaatatttatttattattattattattatgtgaaatactctataataataatgtgtaatattaattttcattatcaaataatttaaaataatttaataactataattatcattacactttatacataattgaaaattatgtttttaaattcagaattttattgagtaattagtattttatttttaaaccatattttgcatttattatattttatttctgattaatatttatatatttttatttaaatatatcatttaatttcgatttcgccgtgcatcgcacggatggtcTTACTAGTTTTGCTCTAAATTTAAAGAAATTAGCCATAATTTAAGATTAAGAAACTTTGCGTTTGTGAATTGTATGCAAAATAAAGTCAAACTCACAATTGATAGTGAATTTTAGATATAATAAGAACAATAATACATGTATATGTATTAGAAGTTTTGTGGTTGTGAATTACAggtaaaataatactaattcaCGATTAAACATTTGTGAATTATTGTAATAATAAGGGTAATTCTGTAAaagtgatttttattttttattttttcagttatgtggttatttttatttttataatagtaaatgcctattttattagttcactccaattaattaaagttaatataatttttaattagtgttgAGTAATCTCTAATtaaagtttattaatttataattttgatttattactctccaattaaaatttattaagatTAGAGTAGATGCTACATGTATCCTACAGACACACATGGTTCGCAAGTCGCAACATATGAATCTCAACGATAAATTGTGAAGCTTATGCGTCCGCTTGATCACTCAATACGTTAATCTTAATTATGCAACCATCACTTGATATAATTAAAAAGCCAACTTAAATATCCTTTAATCCAGCTGCAAGAATACAACTTAATTCAAAAAGTGGCATTTGATCCAATTTGGAATGTCATATTTTCTAAGAGTCGATAGGATGATTTAAGAAAAAAActtgaatatataaatatatatggtgaaaagaaaaatgagttaGCATAAACCCTAGGTGACCCTCCATCTCTAGTCGATTGGCACGTGGCATCAGCAGCTCCCCTCTCTGGATTTATTTGTCCAACCCCCTTTCCACCACGCTATACCCCTTCTCTCTGCAAATTCTTCGTTACCATTTTCCTCATCCAAATCTACTCAACAGAAAACAGAGGATGCTACAACAGCCATCAATAGTCAGAAGCACAGAGAGCTCTCTGCTCACTTCCGCCACAGACGACGAAATTCATGTCGCTCAAATTCTTCTGCATATGACCACCATGATCTGGGCCGGGTCGGGTCTCAAATGGGGCAGCAAAAGGAGAAGATCTAGATCGGATGAGCCATATCGGAAAACCGACGTCCGAGAAGAGAGGGCCAAGGCGGAGGCCAGCCCCGTCACTCCGCTCGCTTTCCTGCCCAGTGAATCTGATGACAACAAGTCCAACAAAACTTGCAAAAAAAGGGTCGCCTATTTATCTTATCAATGCACCtttgttttgttattttcatcatatttgTATCTAGATTATCAATGCCTATTTGTATCTTATGTTACTATAAACTTTGTGCAGTCAATGGAGGCGTATGTTGACATGATTGAGGAATTAAGTCAGCAGAGAGATTTGCTTAGAGGGGTGAGTTTGTCAACAAACAGAGGCTTTGTTTTTTGTGGATAAAAAGTGTGAGTTCCTCCAACGTTATCTTTTAATTACTCAATTAATTCCGACTCTTTATTATGACTATAACAGGAGATTGAAAGCGTGACCAACTATTACAACAAGTTGATTAACCACAATTCCCAACTCAAGGCAATGAAGCAAGAGGTAATAACTTACTATATTCTCTccaaatgaattttttttataaaaaaatgggCACTGTTATGTAATGATAATCATATTTTTGGCCAAAAAAGCATAATAATTGTACATATATATTGGTAAGTATTCATCTTTTATTTTGAGCAATATCGATAAGAATCTTGATTCATACAATGGGTATGTTTATTTCTGCTTTTGTGACGCAGGCATTAAATTCTTGGCCAAGAAAAGAGGAGCCCAAATTGGAAAGTAGGAATCTTGCAATGGAAATAACCtcaaaaaatgaagaaatgagTTCCAGTGAATGTGAACCGCTCGTTGAGGATCAGATGGCGGAGATTTTTCGGCGCTCATATTTTGGGCCGATTTCAGCCCAATCGTATAATGGGCTTAAATCAACCAATCATATGGACCCCACTGGGATCCCAGATCTGAATGTTTCTGCTGAAGAGATATCTCCGCCGTTGGATTTGAATGGTGATAGACGGGCGAGATTTGCTGAAGCGAGGAGGAGGAGAATGGATATAATTAGGGTTAAGTCTATGCGGGCTGCTGCTTCTGTTTTTAAATTCCCAAGAAACAGATAATATTTGTTGATGCaggattttaattttgaaaaatagtttTGCTTTTTGTTGAGATTGAAGTACAACGGAAGTGTAAATTTTTGTAGAATTTTACatgatttattataattttaatcaaGTTTATGGAGCAGTTGGGTTAAGAAACTTGACATTGGTGTAGCGAACCAATTAAAATGTGTGCAAGAAATAATTTTATCTATGGCTATCATTCTACAATTCTATTCACCATGTgctttatttaaaataatactcttccgtttcatttataataatacactttctttttctaatttatcttatttataatgatattttttgaaaataagaTGTGATcttatacatataaaataaataagtagaGATTCATTTTATACTCTTTAACACCTTATTTCTTATTTGTAATCTATGTGTTTATTTATATTGTACCATTATAAGTGGAATGAaggcaataaaaaaaattataaacttattatttcattttatggTCCATATCACCAAATTGAAGTCGAATCATCTTTTGGTTCGCAAAGTCTTGCCCATTACTTCTTCATGTAGAGGATAAGTGGACTACTTAGATCATGTATTTTTTCAAAAGAATTCATAACGTGGTTAGTTGGTTACCGCCTTTCTAACCTCTTTAGTTTCCTTTTGATATCGtgcaaaaattttaaaatctcaTCTTATTTCCTTGATATCTTACTCACCTTAATTATGATATAGATTACATAGATAGGTAGGGATGTATATCGGGCTAATTCATCGGGTTTCGAACTAATTCTATCAAATTATCGGGCTATTCGAGTGCGGGTAAATTGAATAAAAAGATTTCGGAttagaaattttcaaaaatcctaaACATTTGGGTCTCGGGCTAGTCTATTTGGCTAATCAGActcgaaaatttattttttaaaaaattattgtttaaaaattaactaatataatTCTCTAGctaatattatattttgtaaGAAACAAATACACGCATAAATAAGTAACATTTCAACATCGACTTAATACAActcttataaatataaaaatgtaatatttttgtatctaaatattttatgttaagtattagATTAAAATACAGAGAAGTGAAATGGTGAGCATAACTTTccaatattaaatttataatagtgAATCAAATTTCATTTCActaacttttgaaaaaaaatatcttattatatactaattttcataagcaaagtaatgaagtaaaaattaattaacgagaaaattttcataatCAATCGAACATATTATTTTTGAGTCAGCCCTATAGagtttcgggttattttcggaCCAACCCTATATGGTGACGGGATAATTGAGCTGTAAATTTATCGCATTAAAAATTTTCTACTCTAACCTTCTCGAATTGGCGGGTTAATTGGGTCAAACCgactggattgacatccctatatataggttattataatattttgtgCAAGAAGTTTAAAATTCCCTCTTGCTTCCTTGATATTTTATTCACCATATGTGATAAATTAGCTTAGGCAAAAATGTCCACATTcagtacattttagacatttttataataaaaaaaataataataataaacaacattttcatagataatatagttctaaTACATTTGAAATAACATAGCTATAAAagttcaatacattacaaataacctAAGAATAAATACTTGGTGAACTAGTTGTttctgtttgagaaagtgatgacAATTGATTGCGACATGTACTCGTCGACTGAAAACGTTGCAATATCTTCTCATTATCAATTGTTGAGAAAATATCCTTTTCAATGTACACGATCAAACTGTCATTCATCCACTCGTCCTGCATATGATTTCGCAAATCACTTTTGACGAGCTTCATTGCAGAAAATGCTCTCTCAACAGAAGCAGTAGCTACAGGTAAAACCAATGTCAACTCAATCATACGATAAactaattgaaaaattaaatgattgcCACTTTTAACCATTTCTTGAGCAAAACTTCCCAAATTAGTTATCGTAGAAAAGCGAGGATGATGTCGCACAAGTACTATGAAATTACGGAGTTGTTGTGGCAGACATAAACAATCACCTGTTAAATATTTCACATTAATAAAGATATTATGAaattattgtaaaaaataataaataatcaccTGCAGAGAAGTCTTCAGGATACCAAGTAGTAAAACGCATGAGTTGATTAATGTCGAATTGGGAGAAAGAATCTCTTGGATCAAGACATGCCATGCATCTAAGTAGATCGGTGCTAGCTTCAGAAAAACGATTATTCATCTCTTGTATGATTAAATCAACAACCTAACattgcaagaataaataataacttattgttaagacatgaaaaattaaaataaataaaatgaattaaatatttgaaattaaaagaaatacctCTGTAAAAATCTCCACACGGTAATAATGATCATTGGTGATGCTCTGCCTTCTATAACCAGGTCGTGTTATCGTGTCTTCCATATCAATCAAAGAAATAGCATTCACCTCACAAAATCTATTGACTTCATCACAAATTATTTCCCACCCAGTGTTTCTGAAGTCATGTAGTTGAGATTTCACTGCATCAATCAAAATCATGGCTTGCACAATATTTTGATCATGTGCCTTGAAAAGATAACACCAAAAGCAAAAGCAAGCGTCTTTTGAAACACTATACTCTAACCACACAAACTTTTCATACCACGCATCTTGAAAACTCTTTAATTGAGTGCCGAATTCAGTCTTCGGATATGTATGTCCAACTACTTGACAAGGCCCCATAGACCAATATTCTCTACGTACTTGATCTCGAATAGCAATATCAAACTCATCAATTGGTTTCCTTAATCCCGGATCACGAACATATTCATTAAAATTTGTTTCAGTTTCCACATTTTCTTCAACTTCTACATTTGCTCCAATAAAAGGTGTAATTGAACAACTTGAAGATTCACCTCTAcgttttttagaaaaaaaacattccatttcctataaaattaaattaattcaaattaataaattgattgCTAAGCTGaaattaatagataaataagTCATACCCTATTAATAAACGAAATTAATTCACAAATTAATAGACGAAATGGAGAGTGGAATTAATTGAATGTCATAATcacaattctcaaattaatAAATGAAATTAATTGATTCACAACAAAAGTTAAGCCACTGACTCCACCGTCCAACTGTCCAAGGTGGAATAGCAATTTTCAAGGTGGAATGTCATTATCAGTTTATCACAATTCATAAAATTGACTCCCATCTCTAAAATGGAAGGTGGAAACCGTGGAATAGCAAGGTGGGTTTCATCTCACAATTCACAAATAAAATTCGCATATGCTAATTTCAACAAACTACCTATTGATCTCTAAAATGGAAGGTGGAATCAGCAGTTCAGCACAGTGGTGGTGCCGTGGTGAACCGGTGGTGCGACGGCCGACGGCGGTGGCGCGAGCGGCAGGTGGTGGCGGCGCAAGGTGGGTTCAGGCTGGGTGGGTTCTCGCGGCCAGGGTTTGTGAGTCTGTGACGCTGCCCCGTTTTTAGCTTtcgttttatatatatatatatatatatatatatatatatatatataatttaaataaataaaaaaattaaaatttgggagggctctagcccccctggctccgtccatgattatatgccctaattatgtgaagtacctattttaccctttgatgttgatgggtgtgcttggttttttgtgaaagtcttacacactTGACCGATTTGAtagctatcagtcataaaagtcaacgatttgacaactatcagtcaagagtacatatgaccggtgggtggctagatcatgtgtccgcccggccgtacacatgattttaccgggTGGACACAtaattttatcggtcggacacatgacCTGCCACCCtgatcatgtgtccgaccgataaaatcatgtgttcgATCGGTGAAATTATGCGtccgcccggccggacacatgattttaccgggcggacacatgattttatcggccggacacatgatctgcctcccaaatcatgtgtccgaccaataaaatcatgtgtccgctcggtgaaattatgtgtccgcccgaTCTAGCGACCTATCGTGCATATGTATtcttgactgatagttgtcaaatcgttgacttttatgattaATAGCTggcaaatcggtcaaatgtgtaagacctTAAcagaaaaccaagcaaacccatcaaatcaaagagtatttaaagaatagtgcatagaatgctttgtataataagagaaggcatttttacaaaaaaaataaaataaggaaGTGgtcatttttgcctattaacacttagCTTATTGTCATCATATTTACCCTCCTCTAAATTTCCTACAATTATATGTTGATGGAACATATTGATTTGATCGTCTGGAATGCCAAAAATAAAACTCGTGTTTTATTCTTTTGCTCCAACAAGTATGTTTCTGATGGTGATTTCTTTGAATAATGAATTGCCGCCTCCTGAAATTAGAcattaataatgataaaattTTGATACATTATCATATTATTGCGGTATTTCCAAAGACTTTCTCTAGATTCTTCTCCGTTTCTAACCATCAGtcaaaatatttttcttcattttctaaAGTTAAAATCTGTATGTATTATATCTCGGACAATCATCCTAATTCATCTTGACTGGAAGCCTCCTCCACATTATAATTAATACATATAATacaatctatatctatataatatataaaacatcaGTTTTACAACTAATATTTTGCCGCCAAATTAGTGTTAAATTTGCAattataatcataaaataagggcaatttataaacaaataattatacagTTTTCTATCACATGCCCACTAACTCACCCACTactaaatactatttttttaattgttatataatactaaaatattattaaaacaaaattatgGCTCACGTTTCTTAATTTAAGAAGATAGCATACTATTATTCTAATATTAAATGGTATATTATACTTtatttatacataaaaaaaaaaaaaagtgtaaccTTTTCCATttaatttctctttcttttcttatccTCTATCATTCTAATATTAAATGGTATATTTAATATACTTTAATAAtacataatataaaaaaaaagtgtaacCTTTTCCATttaatttctctttcttttcttatccttttttatctctcttctattctttttatttttattttaaatgtttccttaaaatcattaaatttaattcataaaaaaaatattcaatatgcat harbors:
- the LOC131011088 gene encoding uncharacterized protein LOC131011088 isoform X2, whose translation is MLQQPSIVRSTESSLLTSATDDEIHVAQILLHMTTMIWAGSGLKWGSKRRRSRSDEPYRKTDVREERAKAEASPVTPLAFLPSESDDNKSNKTCKKRSMEAYVDMIEELSQQRDLLRGEIESVTNYYNKLINHNSQLKAMKQEALNSWPRKEEPKLESRNLAMEITSKNEEMSSSECEPLVEDQMAEIFRRSYFGPISAQSYNGLKSTNHMDPTGIPDLNVSAEEISPPLDLNGDRRARFAEARRRRMDIIRVKSMRAAASVFKFPRNR
- the LOC131011088 gene encoding uncharacterized protein LOC131011088 isoform X1, which codes for MLQQPSIVRSTESSLLTSATDDEIHVAQILLHMTTMIWAGSGLKWGSKRRRSRSDEPYRKTDVREERAKAEASPVTPLAFLPSESDDNKSNKTCKKRVAYLSYQCTFVLLFSSYLYLDYQCLFVSYVTINFVQSMEAYVDMIEELSQQRDLLRGEIESVTNYYNKLINHNSQLKAMKQEALNSWPRKEEPKLESRNLAMEITSKNEEMSSSECEPLVEDQMAEIFRRSYFGPISAQSYNGLKSTNHMDPTGIPDLNVSAEEISPPLDLNGDRRARFAEARRRRMDIIRVKSMRAAASVFKFPRNR
- the LOC131009879 gene encoding uncharacterized protein LOC131009879, translating into MECFFSKKRRGESSSCSITPFIGANVEVEENVETETNFNEYVRDPGLRKPIDEFDIAIRDQVRREYWSMGPCQVVGHTYPKTEFGTQLKSFQDAWYEKFVWLEYSVSKDACFCFWCYLFKAHDQNIVQAMILIDAVKSQLHDFRNTGWEIICDEVNRFCEVNAISLIDMEDTITRPGYRRQSITNDHYYRVEIFTEVVDLIIQEMNNRFSEASTDLLRCMACLDPRDSFSQFDINQLMRFTTWYPEDFSAGDYLLFFTIIS